A genome region from Myxocyprinus asiaticus isolate MX2 ecotype Aquarium Trade chromosome 12, UBuf_Myxa_2, whole genome shotgun sequence includes the following:
- the LOC127449598 gene encoding PRELI domain containing protein 3B-like produces the protein MKIWTSEHIFNHPWETVTKAAMQKYPNPMNTSVFGVDVLDRNVDQQGRLHSKRLLSTEWGLPSIVRSIIGNSRTCTYIQEHSIVDPKEKTFELQSTNITFTNMVSVDERLTYRPHPDDPEKTMLTQEAIISVKGVSLSSYLEGLMASTISANAGKGREAMEWVIRRLNTEIEELALTARGTMRTPMAAAVTEK, from the exons ATGAAGATCTGGACGTCAGAGCACATTTTCAA TCACCCGTGGGAAACAGTGACCAAAGCTGCCATGCAGAAGTACCCAAACCCCATGAACACCAGTGTGTTTGGAGTGGATGTGTTGGATCGTAACGTGGACCAACAGGGGCGTCTGCACAGCAAACGTCTGCTCAGCACTGAGTGGGGGCTGCCGTCCATCGTCAGATCT ATAATTGGTAATTCACGGACATGTACATACATTCAGGAGCACTCCATAGTAGACCCTAAAGAGAAGACCTTTGAACTTCAGTCCACTAAT ATCACCTTCACTAACATGGTGTCTGTGGACGAACGGCTGACATACAGACCACACCCGGACGACCCAGAGAA GACTATGCTCACTCAGGAGGCCATTATATCTGTGAAGGGTGTCAGTCTGAGCAGCTATTTGGAGGGATTAATGGCCTCCACCATCTCAGCCAATGCAGGAAAG GGTCGTGAGGCGATGGAGTGGGTGATCAGACGTTTGAACACTGAGATTGAAGAGTTGGCCCTCACAGCGAGAGGAACCATGAGAACGCCCATGGCTGCTGCGGTCACGGAGAAATAA